The genomic region GCGTCGCTGCAGAAACGGGCGCTGGAGGGCTGACATGGAACTGGTCATCGCCACCCGCAACCAGGGGAAGCTGCGCGAGATCCGCCGGCTGCTCGAAGCGACGGAGGTCCGCGTCCTCGGCCTCGACGTCTTCCCTGACCTGCCCGAAGTCGAGGAGGACGGGGAGACCTTCGCCGACAATGCCCGCAAGAAGGCGGTGACGGTGGCACGGCTGACCGGCCGTCTGACCCTGGCCGACGATTCGGGGCTGGAGGTGGCACATCTCGGCGGCGCTCCCGGCGTGCTCTCGGCCCGCTACGCCGGCGCCGATGCTGATGATGCGGCCAACAACCGCAAGCTGCTGGCGGCACTCGCCGGCGTCCCCCGGACCGGGCGGCGCGGTGCCTTCGTCTGCGCCATGGCCCTGTGCGGTCCGGACGGCAATTGCCGCTTCTTCTCCGGCCGGCTCGAGGGGATTCTTGCCGAGGAACCCCGCGGCGACGGCGGTTTCGGCTACGAC from Desulfuromonadales bacterium harbors:
- a CDS encoding XTP/dITP diphosphatase gives rise to the protein MELVIATRNQGKLREIRRLLEATEVRVLGLDVFPDLPEVEEDGETFADNARKKAVTVARLTGRLTLADDSGLEVAHLGGAPGVLSARYAGADADDAANNRKLLAALAGVPRTGRRGAFVCAMALCGPDGNCRFFSGRLEGILAEEPRGDGGFGYDPLFLVPEYGKTLAELPLEIKNRISHRGQALRQALVYLRQHA